Genomic window (Fusobacterium perfoetens):
TATTTATTCCAAGTTCTTCAAGAGTAAAAGGTTCTTCTCTTATAAGCCTTATACTCATGCCTATGTTTTCTTTTTCATAAAAAATATTTATACGGCAGTTAATTCCACAAGCTTTAAAAGAAAAATCAAGTTCTTTTTCTAAATTAAGAATTTTTTTATCTTCTTCTTTAGAAACAAAAGAGGATAGGTCTTTCATATCCTCTTCTGTAAAAGCATTATATTCTTCTATTCTTATAAGTCTGCCGTTAATTCTGAACACAGGAACTTCTCCAGCAAGAAGATGGATATCTGAGGCTTTCATCATTTTTCCTTTGTTTAAAATTTCAAAAAAAGTTTCTTTGTTCATAAAACCAGACTCCTTTTTTATAATTTTATTTTATAAGCAGCAGTACTAATATTCCAAGAATTATTCTGTAAACTCCAAAAAGTTTGAAAGTTCTTGTTTTAATATATCCCATAAACCATTTTATTACAATGTAAGCTACAATAAAAGCTGTAAATGAACCTGCAAACATAAGAGTCCATTCCTGAGAAGTAAAGCTAAGCCCACTTTTCATAAGTTTTAGAAGAGTAGCTCCAAACATTGTAGGTATTGCAAGGAAGAAAGAAAATTCTGCTGCAACACTTTTTGACAGTCCAAGAAGAAGAGCTCCTACAATAGTAGCTCCTGATCTTGAAGTTCCTGGTATCATTGCAAGGCATTGGAAAAAACCAATAGCTAATGCTGTTTTATATGATATATCTTTAAGTGATGTTATTTTTTTTGCCTTTATTTTATCTTCAATAAAATAAAGGATTATTCCATAAACTATAAGCATTATTGCAACAATTTTTGTATTTCCCATAAACATCTCTGTAATGTAGTCATCTGCAAGAAAACCTATTACTCCTGCTGGAATAACTCCTACAAGAATTTTACTCCAAAGAGTAACTCTTTCAATTAAAACTTCTTTATTTTTTACAAATGGGTGAATATCTCCCCAAAAATAAAGAAGAACTGAAATTATAGATCCAAACTGAACTATAACAAGAAAGTTATCCATAAAATGTTTGCTTATATTAGGACTGTTAATAAATCTTTCAACAAGAATCATATGTCCTGTACTGCTTATTGGAAGAAATTCTGTAACTCCTTGAACTATTCCAAGAAGAATAACAAGTAAAAAAGGATTCATTTTTTATTTTCCTCCCAAGTATATTATAGATAAGGATCTTCTTTAGAAAGATAGTTTACAACATAATCATAAACTCCCTCTTCAAGAGTATGGAATTTTTTAGTATATCCTGCTTTTTTAACTTTATCCATTTTTGCTTCAGTAAAGTATTGGTATTTTCCTCTTAAGTCTTCAGGCATAGGAACAAAAGTAATTACATATTCTTCTTTTAAATCAGGGTTTCCAGAAGCTGCTCTCATTGTTGCCATAGAAAGATCTTTAAAGCTTCTTGCTTTTCCTGTTCCTACATTATATACTCCTGAAGGAACTTCTTCTGTTAAGAAATAATATAATAAATCAACAACATCTTTTATGTATACGAAATCTCTTAGTTGTTCTCCATCAGCATACCCTTCTTTATGAGATTTGAAAAGTTTAACTCCTCCATCAGCTTTATATTGGTTGAAAGTATGGAATACCATAGATGCCATTCTTCCTTTGTGGTATTCTTGAGGGCCATAAACATTAAAGAATTTACAGCTTATCCATTGTTTTGGAGTCTTAGTTTGTTTGAAAGACCAGTCATCAAAAAGTTTTTTAGAATATCCATATTTATTTAAAGGAAGAAGCTTATGGAATTGTTCAACAGTGATATCGTCATCATATCCTTGTTCTCCAGCACCATATGTAGCAGCAGAAGAAGCATTAACAAAGTTTATATTGTGATCAGCACAGAATTCCCATAATTTTTTAGTATAACCATAGTTATTACTCATTAAGAAATCTCCGTCTCTTTCTGTTGTTGCTGAGCAAGCACCAAAGTGCGCTACTCCTGTAATTTTAGCTGCATTTTTCTCATCAGCAAGCCATTCAAAAAGGTTATCTCTGTCAACCCAGTCAGCATAATCTCTTTTTCTTAAATTAAGCCATTTATCTTCTGTTCTCATTTTATCAACAGCTAATATGTCGTTGATTCCCATTTCATTTAATTTCCATATAAACGCACTTCCGATAAAACCGGCAGCACCAGTAACAATAATCATTATTTTACCTCCGTTATTTAGCCTTATATATAAATTCTAGCTGTTTTTTACAATAAATTCAAACTTTTTTTCATATTCTCATATTCTGAAAGATTAAGTCCCGTATCTCCAAGAGAAACTTCAACTCTGTTTCCTCCATGGAAATCTGATCCTCCTGTTATGATAAGGTTGTATTTTTCAGCAAGTTTTTTATAATATTCCTTATCTTTTTGTGAAAAACTGTAATAATTAACTTCAAGTCCTTTTAAACCATGTTTTATAAGTTCTGAAATAAGTTTTTCAACCTCATCTTTGTTTTCAGTTATAAGCTTAG
Coding sequences:
- a CDS encoding undecaprenyl-diphosphate phosphatase → MNPFLLVILLGIVQGVTEFLPISSTGHMILVERFINSPNISKHFMDNFLVIVQFGSIISVLLYFWGDIHPFVKNKEVLIERVTLWSKILVGVIPAGVIGFLADDYITEMFMGNTKIVAIMLIVYGIILYFIEDKIKAKKITSLKDISYKTALAIGFFQCLAMIPGTSRSGATIVGALLLGLSKSVAAEFSFFLAIPTMFGATLLKLMKSGLSFTSQEWTLMFAGSFTAFIVAYIVIKWFMGYIKTRTFKLFGVYRIILGILVLLLIK
- the rfaD gene encoding ADP-glyceromanno-heptose 6-epimerase, with amino-acid sequence MIIVTGAAGFIGSAFIWKLNEMGINDILAVDKMRTEDKWLNLRKRDYADWVDRDNLFEWLADEKNAAKITGVAHFGACSATTERDGDFLMSNNYGYTKKLWEFCADHNINFVNASSAATYGAGEQGYDDDITVEQFHKLLPLNKYGYSKKLFDDWSFKQTKTPKQWISCKFFNVYGPQEYHKGRMASMVFHTFNQYKADGGVKLFKSHKEGYADGEQLRDFVYIKDVVDLLYYFLTEEVPSGVYNVGTGKARSFKDLSMATMRAASGNPDLKEEYVITFVPMPEDLRGKYQYFTEAKMDKVKKAGYTKKFHTLEEGVYDYVVNYLSKEDPYL